A genomic window from Etheostoma spectabile isolate EspeVRDwgs_2016 chromosome 13, UIUC_Espe_1.0, whole genome shotgun sequence includes:
- the cldn29 gene encoding claudin 29 — MASLGLQILGVGLAVIGWIGNILICMLPLWKVSAFIGNNIVVAQTIWEGLWMTCVVQSTGQMQCKVYDSLLALPPDLQAARAMVVIAILFSLFGLLLSVVGGKCTTCVGDKAAKARVAISAGVFFILSGSLCLVTVSLPANTIIKDFYNPLVPDAQRRELGACLYMGWGASGLLLIGGALLCCQCPSGGDRYNGAKYSGPKSTTPGKEFV; from the coding sequence ATGGCATCTTTAGGACTGCAGATTCTGGGCGTTGGGCTGGCGGTGATTGGATGGATTGGCAACATACTGATCTGTATGCTGCCACTGTGGAAGGTGTCTGCCTTCATTGGGAACAACATTGTGGTAGCTCAGACCATCTGGGAGGGACTGTGGATGACCTGTGTGGTGCAGAGCACCGGCCAGATGCAGTGCAAAGTCTATGACTCCTTGCTGGCCCTGCCTCCAGACCTCCAGGCGGCTCGGGCTATGGTGGTCATCGCCATCCTGTTCTCTCTGTTTGGCCTCCTGCTGTCTGTGGTCGGAGGGAAATGTACCACCTGCGTTGGGGACAAGGCAGCAAAAGCCAGAGTGGCCATCTCCGCAGGTGTTTTCTTCATCCTGAGTGGGTCTCTGTGTCTGGTGACCGTGTCTCTGCCTGCTAACACTATAATAAAGGACTTCTACAACCCCCTTGTTCCTGACGCCCAGAGGAGGGAGCTGGGTGCGTGTTTGTACATGGGCTGGGGAGCATCAGGACTTCTGCTGATCGGTGGTGCCCTTCTCTGCTGTCAGTGCCCGTCAGGAGGAGACCGCTATAATGGGGCAAAGTACTCCGGACCTAAATCCACAACGCCCGGGAAGGAATTTGTCTGA
- the LOC116700378 gene encoding claudin-like protein ZF-A89: MSSAGLQILGVFLGTIGFLGDIIICALPMWKVSAFIGNNIVTAQTFWEGLWMNCVMQSTGQMQCKVYDSLLALPSDLQAARALIVISILVVLMGILLSFAGGKCTNCVEDEGAKSKVAIAAGVFFIVGGILCLIPVSWSANMVISDFYNPLLGDPQRRELGASLFIGWGSAGLLLIGGALLCCHCPQPKDGGYSVKYSAPRTAASGGAYV; the protein is encoded by the coding sequence ATGTCATCTGCAGGTCTCCAGATTTTGGGCGTTTTCCTGGGAACCATTGGCTTCCTGGGAGATATCATCATCTGCGCTTTGCCTATGTGGAAGGTGTCTGCTTTCATTGGGAACAACATAGTAACCGCGCAAACATTTTGGGAGGGCCTGTGGATGAACTGTGTGATGCAGAGCACTGGACAGATGCAGTGCAAGGTCTATGACTCCCTGCTGGCCCTCCCCTCTGACTTGCAGGCGGCCCGGGCCCTGATTGTGATCTCCATCCTGGTCGTCTTGATGGGAATCCTGCTTTCTTTTGCAGGGGGAAAATGCACCAACTGCGTTGAAGATGAGGGGGCCAAGAGCAAGGTAGCCATTGCTGCTGGAGTGTTCTTCATTGTCGGTGGTATTCTGTGCCTGATCCCCGTGTCTTGGTCTGCTAACATGGTCATCAGTGACTTCTACAACCCCCTTTTGGGCGACCCACAGAGGAGGGAGCTCGGAGCGTCTCTGTTCATCGGTTGGGGATCAGCAGGACTCCTGTTGATTGGAGGAGCTCTTCTCTGCTGCCATTGTCCGCAGCCTAAGGATGGTGGCTACTCTGTCAAATATTCTGCCCCACGCACAGCAGCCAGTGGAGGAGCCtatgtttaa
- the LOC116700380 gene encoding claudin-4, with product MQTQLIGVCLAIVGFLGTILICGLPMWKVTAFVGANIITAQVFWEGLWMNCVIQSTGQSQCKAYDSILALPQDLQASRALICVSIAVSVVAIGLTVVGARCTNFFSGDWLTKANIGLAGGLVFILAGLLCVIPVSWSAYSIITGFYNPLSTSGRRGELGASIYVGWASGALLIIGGGVLCSTYRC from the coding sequence ATGCAGACGCAGCTCattggtgtgtgtttggcaaTCGTTGGCTTTCTTGGCACCATCCTTATCTGTGGACTGCCCATGTGGAaggtgacagcctttgttggaGCGAACATCATCACCGCTCAGGTCTTCTGGGAAGGTTTATGGATGAATTGTGTGATCCAGAGCACTGGTCAATCGCAGTGTAAGGCCTACGACTCCATTTTGGCTTTACCACAGGATCTGCAAGCTTCCAGGGCTCTGATCTGTGTCTCCATCGCTGTCAGCGTGGTGGCCATTGGGCTCACTGTGGTCGGGGCGCGCTGCACCAACTTCTTTAGTGGCGACTGGCTCACCAAAGCTAACATTGGCCTGGCCGGAGGTCTGGTGTTTATATTAGCAGGGCTTCTTTGTGTTATTCCTGTCAGCTGGTCGGCTTACAGCATCATTACTGGTTTCTACAACCCCCTGTCCACCTCTGGGAGGAGGGGAGAGCTTGGAGCTTCTATATATGTGGGCTGGGCATCTGGAGCTCTGCTCATCATCGGTGGAGGGGTGTTGTGTAGCACCTACAGATGCTGA
- the LOC116700374 gene encoding claudin-4, with product MASMGMQLLASALCLLGWAGVIFSCILPMWRVSAFVGTTIITSQTIWEGIWMSCVVESTGLIQCNPYHSVLALSESQQAARALTVLAIATGGAGLILAFIGGKCTRFLDDKGGGVKGKIAVAAGAVFIFTGLLCFIPTVWAAGSVVSEFYSLSTDAQRREIGACLYVGLGASILLILGGGLFISSACPLESHKADKSPSVRYMVVRSSNGSTQAGSQRSRLAPAMSQPPRAVFSRSQSYDGALTKLPLYTRPPRGDRHEQGFRMESERSWAPSTKSQMKSLESTKSENSEAPSQLKSAEMEDVYQSKVKMAEDVSSDPAPSTYL from the coding sequence ATGGCCTCCATGGGGATGCAGCTGCTGGCCAGCGCCCTGTGCCTCCTGGGTTGGGCAGGGGTCATCTTTAGCTGCATACTGCCCATGTGGCGGGTCTCAGCCTTTGTGGGAACCACCATCATCACCTCCCAAACCATCTGGGAGGGCATCTGGATGAGCTGCGTGGTCGAGAGCACAGGGTTGATCCAGTGTAATCCTTACCATTCTGTCCTTGCTCTCAGTGAATCCCAACAGGCCGCCAGGGCTCTGACCGTCCTCGCCATTGCTACAGGCGGTGCAGGTCTCATTCTGGCCTTCATTGGAGGGAAGTGCACTCGTTTTTTGGATGATAAAGGAGGCGGGGTTAAGGGCAAGATCGCCGTAGCAGCAGGGGCAGTTTTTATCTTCACAGGACTGCTGTGTTTCATTCCCACAGTTTGGGCTGCCGGGTCCGTGGTGAGCGAGTTCTACAGCCTCTCCACAGATGCTCAGCGGAGGGAGATTGGAGCCTGCCTCTACGTCGGCTTGGGAGCATCAATCCTGCTTATTCTGGGAGGCGGTTTGTTCATCAGCTCAGCATGCCCCCTTGAATCCCACAAAGCAGACAAGAGCCCTTCTGTCCGCTACATGGTGGTCCGCTCCTCCAACGGGTCCACCCAGGCGGGTTCTCAGCGCAGCAGACTAGCACCAGCAATGTCTCAGCCTCCCAGAGCCGTGTTTTCCAGGTCTCAAAGTTATGATGGGGCATTAACAAAGCTTCCGCTGTACACAAGGCCTCCCAGGGGCGACCGGCATGAGCAAGGCTTCAGGATGGAGTCAGAAAGATCATGGGCACCATCAACAAAGTCTCAGATGAAAAGTCTGGAGTCGACAAAGTCTGAAAACAGTGAGGCGCCGTCTCAGCTGAAAAGTGCAGAAATGGAAGATGTTTATCAGTCAAAGGTGAAA